From Oligoflexia bacterium, the proteins below share one genomic window:
- a CDS encoding transglycosylase SLT domain-containing protein: protein MPICKNIFFLVLLWFGVLYSNPYYETNLNLQCSQDFPCPESIKDRVTFWVAVFSKYGSDQVVFHDSKVPSRVFSTLDTDIGCIRKNNHDYHIIEKERTRVEKALYALHSTLSQKKTLSPEQEILYDNFKDSPISDILDSAQRVRCQNGNKTRFEQGLKIYNQYKNHIEKILLEHNVSLDIQYLPFVESAYNPKAYSRVGAAGLWQIMPATARRLGLQVNASIDERFDPILATIGAAKYLKNSQEILDNYLINLGFGSNNQLGPYIITSYNYGVGGAKKMLRDVGLDYGKVLEAYTSRRSGVAVQNFYSSFLAARYVAINRQKYFPHINNDQASYPMVKNKFTLKEIRSAEHITEFFNVDLEEFKQLNPVLTNGVIKGKRNIPEGTSIYLPTRLNITPAVLEDYWRHPFVDKLLLEQKYKVAAGDTACGIAREFNISCKELIDENALGRRGLIRVGQIITIPSRQRIPSVVAVSSENTEQPKMESSAPKIEPSENIKSVKNEAPIASVEFIGPPLPPKLAIKKEQGPMDASIEETLYAEGIGESLFIEQEKRNNVMYYSIHVESEETLGHYAEWLKLPNTASLRMLNKMPNSNIVIDEKIYLPINESQAAAKIKAFESNRIDFHKSLHDRFNEHFIITELQHYTVESGDNLSMISKKFKVPTWLIRRFNPEIKHLGLQKGESLKIPVLKEKEAES, encoded by the coding sequence AATTTGTAAAAATATATTTTTTTTAGTGTTGCTTTGGTTTGGAGTTCTCTACTCTAATCCATACTATGAGACCAATTTAAACTTACAGTGCAGTCAAGACTTTCCCTGCCCTGAAAGTATAAAAGATAGAGTTACTTTTTGGGTTGCAGTCTTTTCTAAATATGGTTCAGACCAAGTAGTTTTTCATGACTCTAAAGTACCCTCTAGAGTTTTTTCAACCTTAGATACTGATATTGGCTGTATCAGAAAAAATAACCATGACTATCACATCATTGAGAAAGAAAGAACCCGAGTTGAAAAAGCTCTCTATGCTTTACATTCTACCCTTTCTCAAAAAAAAACTTTGAGTCCAGAACAAGAAATACTTTACGATAACTTTAAAGACAGCCCAATTTCAGATATTTTGGATTCTGCACAAAGGGTTCGCTGTCAAAATGGCAATAAAACTCGCTTTGAGCAAGGCTTAAAAATATACAATCAGTATAAAAATCACATTGAAAAAATATTGTTAGAGCACAATGTTTCTTTGGATATCCAATATTTACCTTTTGTAGAATCTGCTTATAATCCAAAGGCTTACTCAAGAGTTGGTGCTGCAGGCTTATGGCAAATCATGCCCGCAACAGCTAGACGATTAGGTTTACAAGTCAATGCCTCTATAGATGAACGTTTTGACCCCATTTTAGCAACAATAGGCGCCGCAAAATATTTAAAAAATTCTCAAGAAATCCTAGATAACTATTTAATTAACTTAGGCTTTGGGTCTAATAATCAATTAGGGCCTTACATTATAACTTCTTACAATTATGGTGTAGGTGGAGCAAAAAAAATGTTGCGCGATGTTGGTTTGGATTACGGCAAGGTTTTAGAAGCTTATACTAGTAGAAGATCCGGTGTCGCTGTTCAAAATTTTTACAGTTCATTTTTAGCTGCACGTTATGTTGCTATCAACCGACAAAAGTACTTTCCTCATATCAATAATGATCAAGCTAGCTACCCAATGGTAAAAAATAAATTCACGTTAAAAGAAATACGTTCAGCTGAACATATTACTGAATTTTTTAATGTTGATTTAGAAGAATTTAAACAACTCAACCCAGTACTTACAAATGGAGTTATTAAGGGTAAAAGAAATATCCCTGAAGGTACATCTATTTACCTACCCACTCGTCTAAACATCACACCAGCTGTTCTAGAAGACTACTGGCGCCATCCTTTTGTTGATAAGTTACTTTTAGAGCAAAAATATAAAGTGGCCGCAGGTGATACTGCCTGTGGAATTGCCAGAGAATTTAACATAAGCTGTAAAGAACTTATCGATGAAAATGCTTTAGGCCGACGAGGTTTAATTAGAGTTGGACAAATCATCACCATTCCCAGTCGACAAAGAATACCTTCTGTAGTTGCTGTGAGCTCTGAAAATACTGAACAACCTAAGATGGAAAGCTCAGCTCCAAAAATTGAACCCTCAGAGAATATTAAGTCTGTTAAAAATGAAGCCCCTATTGCAAGCGTAGAATTTATTGGTCCGCCTTTACCTCCTAAACTTGCAATTAAAAAAGAACAAGGGCCTATGGACGCATCAATTGAAGAGACTTTATATGCTGAAGGCATAGGTGAAAGCTTATTTATTGAACAAGAGAAACGTAATAATGTCATGTACTACTCGATCCATGTAGAATCTGAAGAAACTCTGGGTCATTATGCGGAGTGGCTAAAATTACCTAATACTGCAAGTCTACGTATGCTCAACAAAATGCCAAACAGTAATATTGTTATTGATGAAAAAATTTACCTTCCAATCAATGAAAGTCAAGCTGCAGCTAAAATCAAAGCATTTGAGAGTAATCGCATTGATTTTCATAAAAGTTTACACGATCGCTTTAATGAGCACTTTATTATCACTGAACTTCAACATTACACTGTAGAAAGTGGTGATAATTTAAGCATGATCAGTAAAAAGTTCAAAGTTCCAACTTGGTTAATTAGACGTTTTAACCCTGAAATTAAACATCTTGGTCTACAAAAGGGAGAGAGTCTAAAAATTCCTGTATTGAAAGAAAAAGAAGCTGAGAGTTAA